The following coding sequences lie in one Oncorhynchus kisutch isolate 150728-3 linkage group LG27, Okis_V2, whole genome shotgun sequence genomic window:
- the LOC109871782 gene encoding nicastrin codes for MGLESSKWAIIFLVCWLYKNVSCNSVEQKIYVELNNTVPCVRLLNATHQIGCQSSISGDTGVIHVLESEEDLEWPLSKGPNPPYMVLLESSLFTRSIMMKMKNESNRVAGVAVVVPNTSPPEFSPHTTCPNENTGVYSDNYGPNLAHCNTTVWNPRGNGLSYEEFDFPVFSLKEDNETEFIKQCYLDHNRAVNGSAPQYPLCAMQLFSHMHAVTNTPTCMRRNDINFSINPEMVCDPLGDYNVWGSIRPYNDTVFGHKENESVVIAAARLDSRAFFWEVSTGAEGSVSGFVTLLAAAQALREVTHEAPPTRNILFAFFQGETFDYIGSSRMVYDMENGKFVIDLDNIHSVLEIGQVALHSGNNLFLHSDPVSRRNNTVNDVVKNLVNNLQSSTAGLGFLLVEPNVSQPLPPSSLQRFLRAQPIPGIVLADHESAFNNRYYESFYDNAANLNLTYPSDLSPEEQLEFVTHTAESLTDVATVVARALYKQAGGDESRVNTIKADPKIVTQMLYGFLVSSNNSWFQAVMAPELKNILKPSPPEYYVGVAMSSTPTRLVQYLLANLTGAATNLTQSQCQKPDELPNESRQMYSYLWVQGIVPPNSTERDSFCVRASVRLTKAVSPAFELGEYASKDYSTWTESRWKFIKARIFLVASRDLEMLTLGVGVAVLFTSLLVTYFISTKADVLFSSTREPASAAY; via the exons ATGGGTTTGGAATCGTCGAAATGGGCTATAATATTCTTAGTTTGTTGGCTTTACAAAA ATGTGAGCTGTAACTCTGTTGAGCAGAAGATATATGTGGAGCTGAATAACACTGTACCATGCGTTCGACTGCTCAATGCTACACATCAGATTGGCTGCCAGT CCTCGATATCAGGTGATACAGGAGTGATCCATGTCTTGGAGTCTGAGGAAGATCTGGAATGGCCTTTGAGCAAAGGACCCAATCCTCCTTATATGGTTCTGTTGGAATCATCCCTCttcaccag GTCCATCATGATGAAGATGAAGAATGAATCCAACAGGGTAGCTGGGGTTGCAGTGGTGGTCCCAAATACTAGCCCACCAGAGTTCTCGCCACACACGACATGTCCCAATGAGAACACAG GTGTATACTCGGACAACTATGGTCCTAATTTGGCACACTGTAACACTACTGTATGGAACCCTCGGGGGAACGGTCTATCCTATGAGGAATTTGACTTCCCTGTCTTCTCCTTGAAAGAAGACAACGAAACAGAGTTCATCAAACAG TGCTACTTGGACCATAATCGTGCAGTGAACGGCAGTGCCCCGCAGTACCCTCTGTGTGCCATGCAGCTCTTCTCCCACATGCACGCAGTCACCAATACTCCAACCTGCATGAGACGCAACGACATCAACTTTAGCATCAACCCAG AGATGGTGTGTGACCCTCTGGGTGATTATAATGTTTGGGGTTCCATCCGGCCCTATAACGACACCGTCTTCGGCCACAAGGAGAACGAGAGCGTTGTTATAGCAGCAGCCAGG CTGGACAGCAGGGCATTTTTCTGGGAGGTTTCAACTGGAGCAGAGGGAAGTGTCTCAGGGTTTGTCACTCTGCTTGCTGCTGCCCAGGCACTGCGTGAAGTCACTCACGAGGCCCCTCCCACACGGAATATCCTCTTTGCCTTCTTCCAAGGG GAAACCTTTGACTACATTGGCAGCTCTCGGATGGTTTACGACATGGAGAACGGCAAGTTTGTGATAGACTTGGACAATATTCACTCAGTACTAGAGATTGGTCAG GTGGCCTTGCATAGTGGCAACAACCTCTTTCTCCACTCAGACCCTGTGTCCAGGAGGAACAACACTGTCAATGACGTG GTTAAGAATCTTGTGAACAATTTACAGTCCTCCACGGCTGGGCTCGGCTTCTTATTGGTTGAGCCTAATGTCTCTCAGCCACTCCCGCCCTCCTCCCTCCAGCGTTTCCTGCGAGCTCAGCCAATCCCGGGGATTGTGCTTGCAGACCACGAATCCGCTTTCAACAACAG GTACTATGAGAGTTTTTACGACAACGCTGCTAACCTGAACCTGACCTATCCATCTGACTTGAGTCCAGAGGAACAGCTGGAGTTTGTGACTCATACTGCAGAG TCCCTTACTGATGTGGCTACAGTGGTTGCACGTGCTCTCTACAAGCAGGCCGGGGGAGACGAGTCCCGAGTCAACACCATCAAAGCAGATCCCAAAATA gTTACACAGATGCTGTATGGGTTTCTGGTTAGTTCCAACAACAGTTGGTTTCAGGCAGTGATGGCCCCAGAACTAAAGAACATTCTCA agccCAGCCCACCAGAGTACTATGTTGGTGTTGCCATGTCTTCCACTCCAACTCGTCTGGTCCAGTACCTCCTGGCCAATTTAACTGGAGCAGCCACCAACCTCACCCAGAGTCAGTGCCAGAAGCCAGATGAGCTGCCAAACGAGAGCAGACAG ATGTACTCCTATCTCTGGGTTCAGGGCATTGTCCCACCCAACAGCACCGAGAGGGATTCTTTCTGCGTACGTGCATCGGTACGCCTGACCAAAGCAGTGTCCCCTGCCTTCGAGCTCGGAGAGTATGCTTCCAAAGACTATTCCACGTGGACAGAATCACGGTGGAAGTTCATCAAAGCTCGAATTTTCCTAGTAGCGAGCCGGGACTTGGAG ATGCTGACCTTAGGCGTGGGAGTGGCTGTGTTGTTCACATCCCTACTGGTGACATACTTCATCAGCACCAAGGCAGACGTCCTCTTCAGCTCCACGAGGGAACCCGCTAGCGCCGCCTATTGA